One genomic region from Haloprofundus salinisoli encodes:
- a CDS encoding acyl-CoA thioesterase: MPDFAYELDIEVRFRDLDPLGHVNNAVYASYCEQARIRYLREVLDLTSDDVTMVVANLELNYRKPVTFDDDLTVAVSVTALGESSFTMTYELRAEDVVATAETTQVVIDRETKRPTAVPTEWRERLYEYDPRLE, translated from the coding sequence ATGCCCGACTTCGCCTACGAACTCGACATCGAGGTCCGGTTCCGGGACCTCGACCCGCTCGGCCACGTCAACAACGCCGTCTACGCCAGTTACTGCGAGCAGGCGCGCATCCGCTATCTGCGGGAGGTACTCGACCTCACCTCCGACGACGTGACGATGGTCGTCGCGAACCTCGAACTGAACTACCGAAAGCCCGTCACCTTCGACGACGACCTCACAGTGGCCGTCTCCGTGACCGCTCTCGGTGAGTCGAGTTTTACGATGACGTACGAACTCCGGGCCGAGGACGTCGTCGCCACCGCCGAGACGACGCAGGTGGTCATCGACCGCGAGACCAAGCGCCCGACAGCCGTTCCGACCGAGTGGCGCGAGCGATTGTACGAGTACGATCCGAGGCTGGAGTGA